The following are from one region of the Canis lupus baileyi chromosome 25, mCanLup2.hap1, whole genome shotgun sequence genome:
- the TMBIM6 gene encoding bax inhibitor 1 isoform X1 codes for MNIFDRKINFDALLKFSHITPSTQQHLKKVYASFALCMFVAAAGAYVHVVTHFLQAGLLSALGSLGLMIWLMATPHSHETEQKRLGLLAGFAFLTGVGLGPALELCIAINPSILPTAFMGTAMIFTCFTLSALYARRRSYLFLGGVLMSAMSLMLLSSLGNLFFGSIWLFQANLYVGLVVMCGFVLFDTQLIIEKAENGDKDYIWHCVDLFLDFVTLFRKLMMILAMNEKDKKKEKK; via the exons ATGAACATATTTGATCGGAAGATCAACTTTGATGCACTCTTAAAATTTTCCCACAT AACCCCCTCTACACAGCAGCACCTGAAGAAGGTCTATGCCAGTTTTGCTCTCTGTATGTTCGTGGCAGCTGCAGGGGCCTATGTCCATGTGGTCACTCATTTCCTTCAG GCTGGCCTgctctctgccttgggctccctggggtTGATGATTTGGCTGATGGCAACACCTCATAGCCATGAAACTGAGCAAAAAAGACTGGGACTTCTTGCTGGATTTGCTTTCCTTACAG GAGTTGGCCTGGGCCCTGCTCTGGAGCTGTGCATTGCCATCAACCCCAG CATTCTTCCCACTGCCTTCATGGGCACAGCAATGATCTTTACCTGCTTCACCCTGAGTGCCCTCTATGCCAGGCGCCGGAGCTACCTCTTTCTGGGAG GTGTCTTGATGTCAGCCATGAGTCTGATGCTCTTATCTTCCCTGGGGAACCTTTTCTTTGGATCCATTTGGCTTTTCCAG gCAAACCTGTATGTGGGGCTGGTGGTCATGTGTGGCTTTGTCCTTTTTGATACTCAACTCATTATTGAAAAGGCTGAAAATGGAGATAAGGATTATATCTG GCACTGCGTTGACCTCTTCTTAGATTTCGTTACCCTCTTCAGAAAACTCATGATGATCCTGGCTATGAATGAGAAG gacaagaagaaagagaagaagtga
- the TMBIM6 gene encoding bax inhibitor 1 isoform X2, which translates to MHREPDVGFDPGSPGPRPGPKAGLLSALGSLGLMIWLMATPHSHETEQKRLGLLAGFAFLTGVGLGPALELCIAINPSILPTAFMGTAMIFTCFTLSALYARRRSYLFLGGVLMSAMSLMLLSSLGNLFFGSIWLFQANLYVGLVVMCGFVLFDTQLIIEKAENGDKDYIWHCVDLFLDFVTLFRKLMMILAMNEKDKKKEKK; encoded by the exons atgcaccgggagcccgacgtgggattcgatcccgggtctccaggaccgcgccctgggccaaag GCTGGCCTgctctctgccttgggctccctggggtTGATGATTTGGCTGATGGCAACACCTCATAGCCATGAAACTGAGCAAAAAAGACTGGGACTTCTTGCTGGATTTGCTTTCCTTACAG GAGTTGGCCTGGGCCCTGCTCTGGAGCTGTGCATTGCCATCAACCCCAG CATTCTTCCCACTGCCTTCATGGGCACAGCAATGATCTTTACCTGCTTCACCCTGAGTGCCCTCTATGCCAGGCGCCGGAGCTACCTCTTTCTGGGAG GTGTCTTGATGTCAGCCATGAGTCTGATGCTCTTATCTTCCCTGGGGAACCTTTTCTTTGGATCCATTTGGCTTTTCCAG gCAAACCTGTATGTGGGGCTGGTGGTCATGTGTGGCTTTGTCCTTTTTGATACTCAACTCATTATTGAAAAGGCTGAAAATGGAGATAAGGATTATATCTG GCACTGCGTTGACCTCTTCTTAGATTTCGTTACCCTCTTCAGAAAACTCATGATGATCCTGGCTATGAATGAGAAG gacaagaagaaagagaagaagtga